From a single Nostoc edaphicum CCNP1411 genomic region:
- a CDS encoding DUF3122 domain-containing protein — MLRRILKIFWWLLLLAILTIYIYLGLATFTSQQVIATVIQLEDAPGEIVYRSQQKLNDELGNYWQVVLFKRVHSNSNKISSISLRLVGFPGSQELAHPLPLKITSDTGKVLTAPDIFLDEAPAPTIGQYDFKNVLPQLPTEDLLIGIPVDRQHFINLSIPQYIVQEWQEVALKS, encoded by the coding sequence ATGTTACGCCGCATCTTAAAAATCTTTTGGTGGCTCTTATTGCTAGCAATATTAACAATATATATATATCTGGGTTTAGCAACGTTCACATCTCAACAGGTGATTGCTACTGTTATTCAATTAGAAGATGCGCCAGGAGAAATCGTTTATCGCTCACAGCAAAAATTAAATGATGAATTAGGAAATTATTGGCAGGTTGTCTTGTTTAAGCGAGTTCATTCTAATAGCAATAAAATATCTTCAATAAGTCTCCGGTTGGTGGGATTTCCTGGTTCTCAGGAACTAGCCCATCCTTTACCTCTAAAGATTACTAGTGATACAGGTAAAGTATTGACTGCTCCCGATATTTTCCTAGATGAAGCACCAGCACCAACCATCGGTCAGTATGACTTCAAGAATGTTTTGCCTCAATTACCAACTGAAGATTTGTTGATTGGTATACCTGTAGATAGACAACACTTCATTAATCTTTCAATACCTCAATATATCGTGCAGGAATGGCAAGAAGTTGCACTAAAGTCTTGA
- a CDS encoding CP12 domain-containing protein: protein MLKASDIMTKDVATIRSSATVAEAVKLLRTRDWKALVVDRRHEQDAYGMITEKDIVYKVIAYGKDPCSVRVHEVMTKPCIVVNPDLGLEYIARLFADHNLQRAPVIQGELLGIISLVDILANSNFLQQPHTILLEQQLQEEIKKARDICDHKGIHSEECAVAWDAIEELQAEIAHQRAEKVVKTALEEYCDEYPEAKGIYDTSCSG from the coding sequence ATGTTGAAAGCATCTGACATTATGACTAAAGATGTTGCCACTATTCGTAGTTCCGCAACAGTGGCGGAAGCAGTCAAACTCTTAAGAACAAGGGACTGGAAAGCGCTGGTTGTAGATCGTCGCCATGAACAAGACGCCTACGGCATGATTACTGAAAAGGATATTGTCTATAAAGTGATTGCTTATGGTAAAGATCCTTGTAGCGTGCGTGTTCATGAAGTGATGACCAAGCCTTGTATCGTCGTCAATCCTGACCTTGGCTTAGAATACATAGCGCGATTATTTGCTGACCATAATTTGCAAAGAGCACCTGTTATTCAGGGCGAACTACTGGGTATCATTTCCCTCGTTGACATTCTAGCTAATAGTAACTTTCTTCAGCAACCCCACACTATTTTACTAGAACAACAACTTCAGGAAGAAATTAAAAAAGCTCGTGACATTTGCGATCATAAAGGCATCCATTCAGAAGAATGTGCTGTTGCTTGGGATGCCATTGAGGAATTACAAGCCGAGATAGCACATCAACGAGCAGAGAAAGTCGTGAAAACAGCCCTTGAAGAATATTGCGATGAATATCCAGAAGCTAAAGGAATCTATGACACTTCGTGTAGCGGTTGA
- a CDS encoding oxidoreductase, with protein sequence MARLKLATVWLGGCSGCHMSFLDLDEWLIDLAGQVDLVYSPFADTKEYPQGVDVVLVEGAVANEEHLETIRKVRERSHILVSFGDCAVTGNVTALRNPLGSAEPVLQRCYIEAANIHATIPHEPGIVPTLLDRVIPVHTIVPVDIYLPGCPPDATRIKAVLEPLLRGEKPQLEGREFIKFG encoded by the coding sequence ATGGCTCGTTTAAAATTAGCAACGGTTTGGCTAGGCGGCTGTTCTGGTTGTCACATGTCTTTTCTGGATTTGGATGAATGGCTAATTGATTTAGCAGGACAGGTAGATTTAGTTTATAGTCCCTTCGCTGATACCAAAGAATATCCTCAAGGAGTGGATGTGGTGTTAGTTGAAGGTGCAGTAGCCAATGAGGAGCACTTGGAAACCATTCGGAAGGTGAGAGAGCGATCGCACATCCTTGTCTCTTTTGGCGATTGTGCTGTCACTGGTAATGTTACTGCTTTACGCAACCCTTTAGGTAGTGCCGAACCTGTTCTTCAGCGTTGTTACATCGAAGCCGCAAATATTCACGCCACAATTCCTCATGAGCCTGGTATTGTACCAACCCTACTAGATCGGGTGATACCAGTGCATACAATAGTGCCAGTTGATATTTATTTACCAGGTTGTCCACCTGATGCAACTCGGATTAAAGCAGTGTTAGAGCCACTTTTAAGGGGAGAAAAACCACAACTAGAAGGACGTGAATTTATCAAGTTTGGTTAA
- the hoxU gene encoding bidirectional hydrogenase complex protein HoxU: MVVKTLTINEQLISAREEETILQAAQDAGIHIPTLCHLEGVGDVGACRLCLVEIAGSNKLQPACVTKVTEGMEVETNSDRLQKYRRTIIEMLFAEGNHICSVCVANDNCELQDLAIEMGMDHVRLDYHFPDRKVDISHHRFGVDHNRCVLCTRCVRVCGEIEGAHTWDMAGRGTNSHVITDLNQPWGTSDTCTSCGKCINACPTGALFDKGSSVGEMKHNRAKLDFLVTAREKQQWLV; this comes from the coding sequence ATGGTCGTAAAAACTTTAACAATCAATGAGCAATTAATCAGCGCTCGTGAGGAAGAAACTATTCTCCAAGCGGCACAGGATGCAGGGATTCACATTCCGACTTTGTGTCACCTAGAAGGAGTTGGAGATGTAGGGGCTTGTCGGCTTTGTTTAGTAGAAATTGCTGGTAGTAATAAACTTCAACCTGCTTGTGTGACCAAAGTTACTGAGGGTATGGAAGTTGAGACAAATAGCGATCGCTTGCAAAAATATCGTCGCACAATCATAGAAATGCTATTTGCTGAAGGCAATCACATTTGCTCAGTTTGCGTAGCTAATGATAATTGCGAATTGCAAGACTTGGCCATTGAGATGGGTATGGATCATGTGCGATTGGATTACCATTTCCCCGATCGCAAAGTCGATATTTCTCACCATCGCTTTGGCGTTGACCATAACCGTTGTGTTCTTTGCACTCGTTGCGTGCGTGTTTGTGGCGAAATTGAAGGAGCGCACACTTGGGATATGGCTGGTAGGGGGACAAATTCTCATGTAATCACTGATTTGAATCAGCCTTGGGGAACCTCAGATACTTGTACTTCCTGTGGGAAATGCATTAATGCTTGCCCTACAGGTGCGCTTTTTGACAAAGGATCAAGCGTCGGAGAAATGAAACACAATCGCGCCAAACTTGATTTCCTAGTCACAGCACGGGAAAAACAACAATGGCTTGTTTAG